The segment GAATTGATGAGGTTTAATTCTTACCAATTCGAGCAAGCCGATTAACCCAGCTTGGGATGGGATTGCCAGTAAGTCTAAGACAAGCATCGTTGCAGAAATGGTTGCAGTTCTTGGTTATCAAATTATAAGCATTCCCTCCATATACCTCTGCTAGGTCCTCCATCATTGCTCTCACTTCTTCAGGACCCAAATCTGTTTTTCCAATCAAAATTGTCTTTCTAAACGCAAACCCATCACACTGTTTTGGTTCTGCTTCAAAAATTCCAGTTGTTGGATACTCATGAGCCCCAAAAGCATACTCAATACCATGAACTGCAGCATAATATGTTCCCCGTTTTAATCTTACTAATATTGTTCTTTTCATATAAACagattgaaaacattaaaaaaaattaagaacaatgAAAAAAGTATTCAGCCTTTGATAAGAGCCGTGGAGACGAAAGAAGGAATCTTTAAACATTTCCTGAAGAAAAGAACCTCACTGTGCCTAAACTTTACCAAGTGTCTTGTTTCCATGGATCTCGAAAAGAAAACCCAAATttctaaattcaaaaattcTTGCAGATTCTCATTAACCAAACAACCTGTTCTAAAGCTACAAATTAACACTCAAAGGTTGAACTTCAAAGAACACCGCTTTCCTTGAAGATTCAATGCACCAACACTGTAAACGatctaaattaaaacataacaaCAGATCCAACTAGCAATGAGTCATATTCAATAATAGAAAAGCTTGAAAGGCATGCAACTTGACAAAGATTCAAAAGAAGATGCCAACACTAGTACTCTTCCATGTAGCACTAACCTTGAACCCCAGAATGATAAACTCCGAGTCCAAGCCAATAAGCATATCCATTAATTGGTGTCAGATCATAAACATTAAGGTACACAGGCACAGATCCTGTATCCTTGCAACTCAAATTTTTTCTACACAACATTTTCTCGttcctttccctctcttctcatTAGCCACTACTCTCATCACCAAATGAACCCATGACAACATTAAATGGGTGGGACGTGATATATAGTCATGTCTTTTTCAACAACTATTATCTGTTTCAATATAATTGAactcactcactcactcactATCCAACAAAATCTTAAGAGAGATTGGTGGgagtttaaaaatatgttaattttttttcctttttgtgttttgaaagcTGGTAAAGAGAAGAATGAGAATCTTCTATTTTCTGGCCACCTACAGTGCGGCACTAATGTAGTGCCGCACTGTGTgttctatttaaatttttttttctc is part of the Populus nigra chromosome 8, ddPopNigr1.1, whole genome shotgun sequence genome and harbors:
- the LOC133700914 gene encoding deSI-like protein At4g17486, encoding MLCRKNLSCKDTGSVPVYLNVYDLTPINGYAYWLGLGVYHSGVQVHGIEYAFGAHEYPTTGIFEAEPKQCDGFAFRKTILIGKTDLGPEEVRAMMEDLAEVYGGNAYNLITKNCNHFCNDACLRLTGNPIPSWVNRLARIGFLCNCVLPANLNSTRVQHHKIEDKACEGEKKKLTSESNRFTPSNSSSSSSSSPVVPGRSRSRRALPPSSPLILRSSSP